From the Nonlabens marinus S1-08 genome, one window contains:
- a CDS encoding glycosyltransferase family 4 protein — MYKRPKHIAIVCNYEVRPDRVGGMDRFFVAYDAFAKANSFQVTWYFSRFEPYSFYSNLTIKNADGENVESFFLKQLAVTADEYDILITHFTSLCNSFYKQARKIQDFEKVIVVDHNPRPLNGFTFKKRLKNRVKGLLYHKYVDQFIGVSNYTSHHIIKDLGLHVAGKTTTIHNGIDTSQVCTSQRNRARTYTQTDKLKLIIVSHLRESKGIQDVIAAISKLEPAELQKVETHIYGSGPMEKELKDQVALNDLSNCIFFKGSSAQIPELLADFDYLLQPTYMECFSLSILESLAANVPVITTTVGGNPEIIIEGENGFLFEAKNTTRLIQILKDLLNNEKGIYTSTSDTIRNGYTLEKMVIDHLKPIN; from the coding sequence TTGTATAAGCGACCAAAACATATAGCCATCGTTTGCAACTATGAAGTACGTCCAGATCGAGTAGGTGGTATGGATCGTTTTTTTGTGGCGTACGATGCTTTCGCGAAAGCGAACAGCTTTCAAGTAACTTGGTACTTCTCAAGATTTGAACCCTATTCTTTTTATAGCAACTTGACCATCAAAAATGCTGATGGAGAAAATGTGGAATCTTTCTTTTTGAAGCAACTCGCCGTAACGGCAGACGAATACGACATTTTGATCACTCATTTTACATCCTTATGCAATTCCTTTTATAAGCAAGCTAGAAAGATCCAGGATTTTGAGAAGGTTATTGTTGTAGATCATAATCCACGACCATTGAATGGGTTCACGTTCAAAAAACGACTAAAGAACAGGGTTAAAGGATTGTTATATCACAAATACGTCGATCAATTTATAGGTGTTTCTAACTATACCAGTCATCACATCATTAAAGATTTGGGCCTTCATGTAGCTGGTAAAACAACGACTATACATAATGGAATTGACACAAGTCAGGTGTGTACCAGTCAGCGTAATCGAGCAAGAACGTATACCCAGACTGATAAATTAAAATTGATTATTGTTTCTCATTTGCGGGAGTCTAAAGGAATACAGGATGTGATTGCAGCAATTTCAAAATTAGAACCTGCAGAACTTCAAAAAGTCGAAACTCATATTTATGGTTCTGGACCTATGGAGAAGGAACTAAAAGATCAGGTTGCTCTAAATGATCTCTCTAATTGCATATTCTTTAAAGGCAGCTCAGCTCAGATACCTGAATTGTTAGCCGATTTTGATTACCTACTACAACCTACTTATATGGAGTGTTTTAGCCTATCAATTCTGGAAAGCCTGGCAGCAAACGTACCTGTCATAACCACTACTGTGGGTGGTAATCCAGAAATCATTATTGAGGGTGAAAATGGTTTTTTGTTTGAGGCAAAAAATACCACCAGATTAATACAGATTCTGAAAGATTTACTCAATAATGAAAAAGGTATATACACTTCAACAAGCGATACAATTAGAAATGGGTATACTCTGGAAAAGATGGTGATCGACCATTTAAAACCAATCAATTGA
- a CDS encoding glycosyltransferase family 4 protein has protein sequence MHIGLITTEYPISGTGAYGGIGTSMKNMALGLVSQNVKVSVFLISQKLGKVIEEDGVTVYFIEQLKYPVLSWFFYKKHVQHYINKIIQSERIDAIEAPDWSGITAFMSFKCPLVLRFHGTDAYFCELEGRKQKFKNYWLEKFALNGADHFVSVSEFTAVRTRQLFKLQSKITIIPNAVNLDYFVPEKEEEEPLQILYFGTLIRKKGVLDLIEIFNQVVEKLPEIKLYLAGVDTRDIKTARSTKELMMERLSLKAKKQTIFLGKLEYALMRSEIAKATVIALPSYAEALPMTWIEAMAMEKALVTSDIGWANEVMVEGETGFTVSPDNHNFYAQRLVEFLISPELRREMGLKARSRVKAKFSQEVIAQLNLNFYQGIID, from the coding sequence ATGCATATAGGACTTATAACTACAGAGTACCCTATTTCAGGAACGGGAGCTTACGGTGGAATTGGAACCAGTATGAAAAATATGGCGCTGGGATTGGTTTCTCAAAACGTCAAGGTCAGCGTTTTTCTAATTAGCCAGAAGCTGGGAAAAGTCATAGAGGAAGACGGAGTGACTGTATATTTTATAGAGCAATTGAAATACCCAGTACTCAGTTGGTTTTTTTATAAAAAGCATGTTCAACACTATATCAATAAAATAATACAATCAGAGAGAATCGATGCGATAGAAGCTCCTGACTGGAGTGGTATTACTGCGTTCATGAGCTTTAAATGCCCACTAGTATTGCGATTTCATGGCACGGATGCTTATTTCTGTGAACTTGAAGGTCGTAAGCAAAAGTTTAAAAACTACTGGTTAGAGAAGTTTGCATTAAATGGTGCAGACCATTTCGTTTCAGTAAGTGAGTTTACCGCAGTACGAACTCGACAATTATTTAAATTACAATCTAAGATCACAATTATCCCTAACGCCGTGAATCTCGATTATTTTGTACCAGAAAAAGAAGAGGAAGAGCCACTGCAAATATTGTATTTTGGCACTTTGATCCGTAAAAAAGGCGTATTAGATCTAATAGAGATTTTTAATCAGGTGGTAGAGAAGCTTCCAGAAATAAAACTTTATCTAGCAGGAGTTGACACTAGGGATATCAAAACAGCTAGATCTACCAAGGAATTAATGATGGAGAGGCTGTCGCTTAAAGCGAAAAAACAAACCATTTTTTTAGGAAAATTAGAATACGCATTAATGAGATCAGAAATTGCTAAGGCTACCGTCATCGCATTGCCCAGTTATGCAGAGGCATTACCTATGACGTGGATTGAGGCCATGGCGATGGAAAAGGCGCTGGTCACAAGTGACATAGGATGGGCTAATGAGGTAATGGTAGAAGGAGAAACAGGATTTACAGTGTCGCCTGATAACCATAATTTCTATGCTCAACGTCTTGTAGAATTCCTGATAAGTCCAGAATTACGCAGGGAAATGGGGTTGAAAGCTAGAAGTAGAGTAAAGGCAAAATTCTCTCAAGAGGTTATTGCGCAGTTGAATTTAAATTTTTATCAAGGTATTATTGATTAA
- a CDS encoding glycosyltransferase family 2 protein, with translation MKEFKTTQGEVLLYIGAPDFKMLEALAAGPGDVWHSGLQSGLMDAFQEIKFQVATFWWYINDFPSNDIVISWRMPHDAFVVRKTVWEQTIGLDHNYEDAFMSGLDFAYRMLRYAGATVLNVARLFPVDDKRFSVSREDRFRFYLKFFKVDHSLYMIYRAPLSAKLAEINTFLKLKKVTNRYDQELIKPRKLAPVSGNPKVSYIIPTMMRQHMTASLLKDLANQTYDLHEVILVDATPEAERIDGIYDGNFPFNLKVKWQETQGSCRARNEAIELSSGEFVVFGDDDIKIQPDFVEKHIQFLQTYKADACTGLDIMADHPEQNLDDLSYKLDHLDPWFFRTGVSQSFNNANSCVRREWIEKIGLNDINFDGGYGEDSDYGIRLVKNGAIVMYNPFSKNLHLKPAKGGYRWWGDQSKRKGKQRKPQPWEGDRRVTNIIPVPSPTISYFNLKHFTQEQVKEYRHIYFFKQLLKKNLLGLPIKIAKLAHKRKQFKESMIYAHNLIKKGPQYK, from the coding sequence ATGAAGGAATTTAAAACCACTCAAGGAGAAGTTTTGCTGTACATAGGTGCTCCAGATTTCAAAATGCTGGAAGCATTAGCCGCCGGTCCTGGAGATGTGTGGCATTCTGGCTTACAATCTGGACTCATGGATGCATTTCAGGAAATTAAGTTTCAGGTCGCTACCTTCTGGTGGTATATCAACGATTTTCCTAGTAACGATATCGTCATTTCATGGCGCATGCCTCATGATGCTTTTGTGGTACGCAAGACGGTATGGGAACAAACGATTGGACTCGATCATAACTATGAAGATGCTTTCATGTCCGGGCTTGATTTTGCCTACCGCATGTTGAGGTATGCTGGAGCGACCGTACTAAATGTAGCACGATTATTTCCTGTTGATGATAAGCGATTCAGTGTGAGTCGAGAAGACAGGTTTAGATTTTATCTCAAATTTTTTAAGGTCGATCATAGCCTATACATGATTTATCGAGCGCCTTTGTCTGCTAAACTAGCTGAAATAAACACATTTCTCAAACTCAAAAAAGTTACCAATCGCTATGATCAAGAGCTAATCAAACCAAGGAAATTAGCTCCGGTCTCAGGGAATCCGAAGGTGAGCTACATTATTCCCACGATGATGCGGCAACATATGACAGCTTCCCTTTTAAAAGATCTTGCAAATCAAACCTATGACCTACATGAGGTAATTTTGGTAGATGCAACACCAGAGGCTGAGAGAATCGATGGTATTTATGACGGTAATTTTCCATTTAATCTCAAGGTAAAATGGCAAGAGACGCAAGGAAGTTGTCGTGCGAGAAATGAGGCCATTGAGCTTAGTAGTGGTGAGTTTGTTGTTTTCGGAGATGATGATATCAAAATTCAGCCAGACTTTGTAGAAAAGCACATCCAGTTTTTACAAACTTATAAGGCAGATGCTTGTACCGGACTAGATATTATGGCAGACCATCCAGAGCAAAATCTAGATGACCTCAGCTATAAGTTAGACCATCTTGACCCTTGGTTTTTTAGAACCGGTGTCTCTCAATCTTTTAATAATGCCAACTCTTGTGTGCGGCGAGAATGGATTGAAAAGATAGGACTCAATGACATCAACTTTGACGGTGGTTACGGAGAAGACAGCGATTATGGCATCAGGCTAGTTAAAAATGGTGCAATCGTAATGTACAATCCTTTTTCTAAAAATTTACATCTGAAACCTGCTAAGGGTGGTTACAGATGGTGGGGAGATCAAAGTAAAAGAAAAGGGAAACAAAGAAAACCACAACCCTGGGAAGGAGATCGAAGAGTAACTAACATTATCCCAGTTCCAAGCCCTACAATTTCTTATTTTAATCTGAAACACTTTACTCAAGAGCAGGTCAAGGAGTATCGACACATTTACTTTTTTAAGCAATTATTGAAGAAAAATTTATTGGGATTACCAATAAAAATTGCTAAGCTGGCGCATAAAAGAAAGCAGTTTAAGGAATCTATGATCTATGCACATAATTTGATCAAGAAAGGCCCACAATACAAATAA
- a CDS encoding glycosyltransferase family 2 protein has translation MKLSLIICTFERPQAIMSLLTSVQQQTRYPDEILIIDGSKDDRTEVRFRESEIGKINYHKVTEIDRGLTKQRNYGIEQVSRDTDIVAFLDDDVILQPDYFEKLLQTYEIHPAAVGVGGYITNEILWQETKSVNPRDLNYFYFDGYRRKESSRYKLRRRLGLVQQTPPGVYPTFGHGRSISFLPPSGKTYQVNQLMGGVSSFPLSLLKEHKFSEYFEGYGLYEDAHFTLRVSKIGNLYLNTAAQLEHHHDPGGRPNLFNYGKMVVRNGWLVWRTFNPVPNWNDRYKWWVITILLAVIRFLNICTTRDRSGSFQEFSGRVIGMFTLLLNKPKN, from the coding sequence ATGAAACTTTCACTCATCATCTGTACTTTTGAGCGGCCGCAGGCAATTATGAGCCTCTTAACTTCTGTGCAGCAGCAGACCCGCTATCCAGATGAAATCCTAATTATTGATGGAAGCAAGGATGATCGAACGGAAGTTCGCTTTCGCGAAAGCGAAATCGGTAAAATCAATTATCATAAGGTTACAGAGATAGATCGTGGGTTGACTAAGCAACGCAATTATGGTATTGAACAGGTCTCTAGAGACACAGATATTGTGGCATTTCTAGATGATGACGTCATCTTGCAACCCGATTATTTTGAAAAATTGCTACAAACGTATGAAATCCATCCTGCAGCGGTAGGAGTAGGGGGTTACATAACTAATGAGATCCTGTGGCAAGAAACCAAATCTGTCAATCCACGAGACCTCAATTACTTTTACTTTGACGGATACCGTCGCAAGGAAAGCAGCCGTTATAAGCTAAGACGCCGGCTGGGCTTGGTACAGCAAACACCTCCTGGGGTGTATCCTACATTTGGTCATGGTAGATCCATAAGCTTTCTACCGCCTTCAGGGAAGACCTATCAAGTCAATCAGTTAATGGGAGGTGTGTCTAGTTTCCCTCTAAGCCTGCTGAAAGAACATAAGTTCTCTGAATATTTTGAGGGTTACGGATTGTATGAGGATGCACATTTCACTTTAAGAGTATCCAAAATTGGCAATTTGTATTTGAACACAGCGGCTCAATTAGAGCATCACCATGATCCAGGAGGAAGACCTAATTTATTTAACTATGGTAAAATGGTGGTTCGCAATGGTTGGCTGGTTTGGCGTACCTTCAACCCTGTACCTAATTGGAACGATAGGTACAAATGGTGGGTGATTACTATCCTATTAGCTGTTATTCGCTTTTTGAATATATGTACCACTAGGGATCGATCTGGTTCATTTCAAGAATTTTCAGGAAGGGTTATAGGGATGTTCACACTACTATTAAATAAACCAAAGAATTGA
- a CDS encoding serine O-acetyltransferase, whose translation MKFSKDINRYREYSDRKNVLFLLFTQQGLWALFYYRVFNAIYRSKLPGLLKKLLLVIGVLFQKKVEILTGITLPYSTQIGEGLYIGHHSGIIVNANAVIGSNCNISQGVTIGVSGRGDQRGVPIIGNRVYIGVNAVIAGRITVGDAAVIAANSLVTRNVDSHTTVMGVPAVQVSDNDSRDYI comes from the coding sequence TTGAAATTCAGCAAAGACATAAATAGGTATCGGGAGTATAGTGATAGGAAGAACGTTCTCTTTTTACTATTTACGCAGCAGGGTTTATGGGCTCTGTTTTATTACCGTGTGTTTAATGCCATTTACAGATCAAAGCTACCTGGCCTACTTAAAAAGCTACTATTGGTAATTGGAGTTTTGTTCCAGAAAAAAGTAGAAATTCTTACCGGGATCACTTTACCATATAGCACTCAAATTGGTGAAGGCTTATATATCGGTCATCATTCCGGAATCATTGTGAATGCAAACGCTGTTATAGGTTCCAATTGTAATATATCTCAAGGGGTAACCATAGGCGTGAGCGGTCGTGGAGACCAACGCGGAGTGCCAATAATTGGCAATCGCGTATACATAGGGGTGAACGCAGTGATAGCAGGTCGAATTACAGTAGGTGATGCTGCAGTCATCGCAGCTAATTCATTAGTGACTAGAAATGTTGACTCGCACACTACCGTGATGGGCGTGCCGGCTGTTCAGGTAAGTGATAATGATAGTAGAGACTACATATAA
- a CDS encoding glycosyltransferase — protein MKLLIVSDAPILYRNDMKMAYAPYVKEMDLWMRHVSQTTFLCPATYNRNLLITPFENQEFNHVKVRRLEFHRVAAAVLSLLSIPFQIYRLYSEMKKADHVHLRAPGNLALLAGFVALSLSRKRKTIKYAGNWDPSAKQPLSYRLQKKLFSSPKWSENTSVMAYGQWSGQSGNIKPFFTATYSKVERKVYSKTLQTPFQFLFVGTLSKNKNPYLLIELVKELNRKGIRSEAHFYGDGPMRQELIRYCQPAPVEGLSENNNNVSSSCHPEPVEGAVENSSASNEDIDYNKSQFYFHGNQPAGIVKKAYEGAHFVFLASQSEGWPKVIAEAMWHGCLPIATPVSCVPWMLNQNREENKKVNWETDRGILFYSMEQTVSEIKIMMAHSVYYEHMSQKAQQWSQQYTLEKFDEAIKNLLHN, from the coding sequence ATGAAGTTGTTAATCGTTTCAGACGCGCCCATTTTATATCGTAATGACATGAAGATGGCCTATGCTCCTTATGTCAAAGAAATGGATTTATGGATGCGACATGTCTCACAGACAACGTTTTTGTGCCCGGCAACATATAATCGCAACTTACTTATAACTCCATTTGAAAATCAAGAATTCAACCATGTCAAGGTGCGCCGGTTGGAATTTCATAGAGTTGCTGCAGCTGTACTATCGCTGTTATCAATTCCGTTTCAAATCTATCGTTTGTATAGCGAGATGAAAAAGGCAGACCACGTGCACCTGCGAGCTCCAGGAAACTTAGCATTGTTAGCCGGATTTGTTGCTCTATCGCTTTCGCGAAAGCGGAAAACCATCAAATATGCGGGCAATTGGGACCCCAGTGCAAAGCAACCCTTGTCCTACCGCCTTCAAAAGAAATTGTTTTCCAGCCCAAAATGGTCTGAAAACACCAGCGTAATGGCCTACGGTCAATGGTCTGGACAGAGTGGTAACATCAAACCGTTTTTCACAGCCACTTATAGTAAAGTAGAAAGGAAAGTCTATAGTAAAACGCTCCAAACTCCATTCCAATTCCTTTTTGTGGGAACACTTTCCAAAAATAAGAATCCATATTTATTAATTGAACTAGTCAAGGAATTGAACCGAAAAGGGATCAGGTCAGAAGCTCACTTTTATGGAGACGGTCCAATGAGGCAAGAATTAATTCGATATTGTCAGCCTGCGCCTGTCGAAGGCTTGTCCGAGAACAATAACAATGTCAGTTCGAGCTGTCATCCTGAGCCTGTCGAAGGAGCAGTCGAGAACAGTTCAGCTTCCAATGAAGACATTGACTATAACAAATCACAATTCTATTTTCATGGGAACCAACCCGCAGGTATTGTGAAGAAAGCTTACGAAGGCGCCCATTTCGTATTTCTAGCATCCCAAAGTGAAGGTTGGCCTAAAGTTATTGCGGAAGCTATGTGGCACGGATGTCTACCCATCGCCACACCAGTAAGCTGCGTTCCTTGGATGTTAAATCAAAATAGGGAGGAAAACAAAAAGGTAAATTGGGAAACAGACCGCGGGATACTTTTTTACTCCATGGAACAAACCGTTTCTGAAATCAAAATAATGATGGCCCATTCAGTGTATTATGAACACATGTCTCAAAAAGCACAACAATGGTCACAACAGTACACTCTAGAAAAGTTCGATGAAGCAATTAAGAACCTTCTTCACAACTGA
- a CDS encoding glycosyltransferase family 4 protein, with protein sequence MRVLQIIDTLHPGGAERMAVQIANGLVGIVELSALCCTREEGFLKQQLHPEVVFLFANREGQVGFKGIFRINKFIKAHRITHIHAHSSSIYTSFLLAFIFPKLKIIWHDHYGNAQFLENRPIWKIKLATKKVDAIISVNPDLKNWAFKNELSKNLFYLPNFVEDRGSDTKEVSLPGIDGKRIVCLANLRLQKNHALLLKAWKELHYIFPEWNLLLVGKGFEDDYQEMIESLIHNNQLATSVHLLGARTDIDEILSSSDIAVLSSSSEGLPLALLEYGLAGLPVVVTDVGACKEVVQGLGKVVPAENVDALKLAVSELIETPELRATLGAAFQKHVRNTYGAQNYLNKLLDIYQRTND encoded by the coding sequence ATGCGTGTACTCCAAATTATTGACACCCTACATCCTGGAGGTGCTGAGCGAATGGCTGTTCAAATCGCAAACGGTCTCGTGGGTATTGTAGAGTTATCTGCTCTATGTTGTACAAGGGAAGAGGGTTTTTTGAAACAACAATTACATCCTGAAGTAGTCTTCTTATTTGCAAATCGCGAGGGACAGGTGGGTTTCAAAGGAATCTTTAGAATAAATAAATTTATAAAGGCTCATAGGATTACTCATATTCATGCGCATAGCTCTTCTATTTATACTAGTTTCCTATTGGCTTTTATATTTCCCAAGCTTAAAATCATTTGGCATGACCATTATGGAAATGCTCAGTTCCTAGAAAATCGACCCATTTGGAAAATTAAATTAGCTACTAAAAAGGTAGACGCTATCATTTCCGTCAATCCAGATCTTAAAAACTGGGCTTTCAAAAATGAGTTGTCTAAAAACCTTTTTTACTTACCCAATTTTGTGGAAGACAGAGGAAGTGATACTAAAGAAGTATCGTTACCAGGCATTGATGGTAAACGCATTGTATGTCTAGCTAATTTAAGACTTCAGAAAAATCACGCCTTATTGTTGAAGGCTTGGAAAGAGTTACACTATATCTTTCCAGAATGGAATCTTCTGTTAGTTGGGAAGGGCTTTGAAGACGATTATCAAGAAATGATAGAGAGCTTAATACACAACAATCAATTAGCTACTAGCGTTCACCTATTAGGTGCTCGAACTGATATAGATGAAATTTTGTCTAGCTCAGATATTGCGGTTCTATCATCTTCCTCTGAAGGCCTACCGCTCGCTTTGTTAGAATATGGATTAGCAGGTTTGCCTGTGGTAGTTACAGATGTAGGTGCTTGTAAAGAAGTCGTGCAAGGGTTGGGTAAAGTCGTACCAGCAGAGAACGTTGATGCTTTAAAATTAGCAGTATCTGAATTGATAGAAACCCCAGAATTACGAGCCACTTTGGGAGCTGCCTTTCAAAAGCATGTACGAAATACATATGGAGCCCAGAATTATTTGAATAAATTGCTAGACATATACCAAAGAACGAATGATTAA
- a CDS encoding O-antigen ligase family protein — MIKVEKLSYPILIIAHLIMALTVVVVPFTATIFFYLITGYFTLRIFSNADRAHEALLAACYLTCWEVFLRMNNVLFFYEMIKYLVLIFMSLGIFYRGFSIKSLPYVIYLLLMIPSIVVASQAIPLGESLRKAVAFNLSGPVTLGVVAIYCYQRNIEVKRLDEILKISVGPIAMLMLYLFLVTPNVRDIVTSTASNFALSGGYGPNQVATALGIGMFICFARFLRERDFWTNVIDITLLIGMTYRAWLTFSRGGVITAAAMIISVVITIFILKRSSFRVSMLPKLVVLAFGVVLAWGFTSLVTKGLIDKRYANQDAAGRIKEDLSTGREELITIELEAFAENPIAGIGAGQVKYYRAKKDGILAASHNETSRLLSEHGAIGILSLLVLIFTPLIYRFSHRRNTYFYAFLIFWFATINHSAMRIAAPSFIYGLALLNVIPDRKKKRSIAKLNRWEKRGFRRSTSVPIIATPST; from the coding sequence ATGATTAAGGTTGAAAAGCTTTCTTATCCCATTCTCATTATAGCACACTTAATAATGGCGCTAACGGTTGTGGTAGTTCCATTTACAGCGACCATTTTCTTTTATTTGATTACAGGGTATTTCACGCTTCGGATTTTTTCAAATGCAGATCGTGCTCATGAGGCCCTCTTGGCGGCTTGTTATCTGACTTGTTGGGAGGTGTTTCTGCGCATGAACAATGTCTTGTTCTTTTATGAAATGATTAAATATCTGGTATTGATATTTATGAGTTTAGGTATTTTTTACCGTGGCTTTTCCATTAAGTCTTTGCCCTACGTAATATACCTACTTTTAATGATCCCTAGTATCGTAGTTGCATCTCAAGCCATACCACTAGGAGAAAGTTTACGTAAAGCAGTAGCCTTTAACTTGAGCGGTCCTGTGACTTTAGGTGTGGTCGCGATTTACTGTTATCAACGAAATATTGAGGTGAAACGACTAGATGAAATACTCAAAATATCAGTTGGTCCGATCGCAATGTTGATGTTGTACTTATTTCTAGTCACTCCAAATGTGAGAGACATTGTGACCAGTACTGCCTCTAACTTTGCCTTATCAGGCGGTTATGGGCCTAATCAAGTAGCGACTGCACTGGGTATAGGTATGTTTATTTGTTTTGCCCGTTTTTTACGAGAACGCGACTTTTGGACGAATGTCATTGACATAACGCTGCTCATAGGAATGACCTATCGGGCGTGGCTTACCTTCTCTAGAGGTGGAGTTATTACCGCAGCGGCAATGATAATATCTGTGGTGATTACTATATTTATTTTAAAACGTTCCTCATTTCGAGTTTCTATGTTGCCTAAATTAGTTGTTCTAGCGTTCGGTGTCGTATTAGCATGGGGCTTCACCTCACTAGTTACGAAAGGGTTGATAGATAAACGCTATGCCAATCAAGATGCCGCAGGAAGGATTAAAGAGGACTTGAGTACTGGTAGAGAAGAGTTAATAACTATTGAGTTGGAGGCTTTTGCAGAAAATCCTATTGCCGGTATAGGAGCGGGTCAGGTGAAATACTACAGGGCAAAAAAGGATGGTATCCTTGCAGCTTCCCACAATGAGACCAGTCGCTTATTATCGGAGCATGGAGCCATCGGTATTTTATCCTTATTGGTTTTGATTTTTACACCACTCATTTATAGATTCAGTCACAGGCGTAATACCTATTTTTATGCCTTTTTAATTTTCTGGTTTGCTACGATCAATCACAGCGCCATGCGAATCGCTGCGCCTTCGTTTATTTATGGATTAGCCTTGCTAAACGTCATTCCAGATAGGAAGAAAAAAAGATCGATAGCAAAATTGAACCGCTGGGAGAAAAGAGGCTTTCGTCGATCAACTTCAGTTCCGATAATCGCAACACCATCAACATGA
- a CDS encoding glycosyltransferase family 4 protein, giving the protein MSAGRILYIGNQLSNAGKTSTTIDTLSVLLQKEGFKVNTASSVSNKLLRLLDMIRATLRYTNWSDYVLIDTYSTQNFWYAILIGKLCEKLQLKYIPILHGGALPNRLKTQPKLLLNFLEKAHQVVSPSDYLKHAFAKAGFHNIQIIPNSIELERYPYIKRKTFEPKLLWVRSFAEIYHPQMPLEVLKTLQTIFPNAQLTMVGPDKDGSLGLCQKIAEAENLNVTFTGLLTKEQWIELAATHDIFLNTSKFDNMPVSVLEAMALGLPIVSTDVGGIPFLLTNSLNALLVSNGDVQTMCASVTELVENNGLAQDISYNARKLVEHMDWQHIKSLWNNLLSD; this is encoded by the coding sequence ATGAGTGCAGGTCGCATTCTATACATTGGTAATCAATTGTCAAACGCTGGCAAGACCTCCACAACCATTGATACGTTGAGTGTTTTACTGCAAAAGGAAGGCTTTAAAGTAAACACAGCCTCCTCTGTTTCTAATAAGTTGCTGCGTTTGTTGGATATGATACGAGCGACACTTAGGTATACGAATTGGTCTGATTACGTGTTAATAGATACGTACAGCACTCAAAATTTCTGGTATGCGATTCTAATAGGAAAGTTGTGTGAAAAACTTCAGTTAAAATATATACCGATCCTCCACGGTGGTGCACTTCCTAATCGACTTAAAACGCAGCCCAAATTATTACTCAATTTTCTTGAAAAGGCACATCAAGTCGTGAGTCCAAGTGATTATTTGAAGCACGCTTTCGCGAAAGCGGGATTTCACAACATACAGATTATACCCAATTCCATTGAATTAGAGCGGTATCCCTACATCAAACGCAAAACTTTTGAACCGAAATTATTATGGGTACGTTCTTTTGCAGAGATATATCATCCGCAAATGCCACTAGAGGTTTTGAAGACCTTGCAAACCATATTCCCAAACGCCCAACTGACCATGGTAGGCCCAGATAAAGATGGAAGTCTAGGTCTTTGTCAAAAAATAGCGGAAGCTGAAAATCTAAATGTGACTTTTACTGGTTTATTAACCAAGGAACAGTGGATCGAACTGGCCGCCACTCATGACATTTTTTTAAACACCTCAAAATTTGATAACATGCCAGTGAGTGTCTTAGAGGCAATGGCTCTAGGACTTCCTATAGTATCTACAGATGTAGGAGGTATTCCCTTCCTTTTAACGAATAGCTTGAATGCATTACTAGTATCAAATGGGGATGTACAGACTATGTGCGCATCCGTAACGGAGTTAGTCGAGAATAATGGACTGGCTCAAGATATTTCTTACAATGCTCGTAAATTAGTCGAACACATGGATTGGCAACACATTAAATCTCTGTGGAATAACTTGTTGAGCGATTAA